The sequence below is a genomic window from Fimbriimonadaceae bacterium.
CCGATCCTCGAGGGCAGGGCGAACGTCGTCTACGGCACCCGGTTCGCCGAGGGGCTTCCCAAGGGCATGGCGCTGCCCAACAAGATCGTCAACAAGCTCCTTGCATGGAGCGTCGGTTTGCTCTACTTCCGCAAGATCACCGACGAGGCGACGTGTTACAAGGCCTTCAAGCGCGAGGTGCTGCAGGCGATGCACCTCCAGTGCAGACGGTTCGAATTCTGTCCCGAAGTGACCGCCAAAGCCATACGGATGGGCGAAGAGATCGTGGAGGTCCCGATTTCGTACGTCCCGCGCACGAAGCACGCGGGCAAGAAGATTCGGTGGACCGATGCCCCCGAGGCCTTCTGGACGTTGCTCAAGCACCGCTTCGGACAGATCTAGTGTAGCGTCTCAATAATCTCAGGGCAGCGAGACCCGGGTTCAAAGGGGTGACCCGATATGAAACTCCCTTGGTTGCCGGAGCACGCCCGTCGAGCGGACGTGGCACCGCGCGATGCAGTCCCTTGGTTGCCGGAGCACGCCCGTCGAGCGGGCGTGGCACCTCGCTGCGCTATGCAGCTCCTTATGCCTGAACCACGGGCTCTGCCAGACGTCCAAGCGGGAAAGGCCCCGCGCTGCATGTGAACTCTCCCAAGTCGGCAGCCAAGGGGTCTTTTCAAACTGGACCGTTCCGGCCCTCCGCGACGTCTGAATCCACGGGATGCCGCAACACGTGCGCGAGTGGATCGAGCAACGGGAGTTGGAGACGCTCTCGCCCTTTGCCTTCAAGGCGTCGGAGAGCGTCGGGCGGCCGGTGCACGAGGACCAAGACCCCGTGCGCACGTGCTTTCAACGCGACCGCGACCGCGTCCTCCATTCCAAGGCGTTCCGCAGGCTCAAGCACAAGACGCAGGTGTTCATCGAACCGCGCGGCGACCACTACCGCACCCGGCTCACCCACTCCCTCGAGGTCGCCCAGATCGCCCGGACCATCGGTCGCGCGCTTCGGCTCAACGAGGACCTGATCGAGGCCATCGCTCTGGGCCACGACGTGGGACACACCCCGTTCGGCCACGCCGGGGAATCGGCCCTCGATGAGGCGATGCGCGAGGCGCGCGCCTCGGGGGCGATCGCGGAGAGCGACCCGTGCCCCGACGGATTTCGCCACTACGAGCAGTCGCTGCGCATCGTGGACGATCTCAGCCGCCTGAACCTGACCCACGAGACCCGGGCGGGGATCGGCGGGCACAGCAAGGGCCGGAAGGACCTGACGGCCTTCGACGGCGAACCCACCTCCACCCTCGAGGCGGCGGTGGTGCGAATCAGCGACCGCATCGCCTACATGAACCACGATCTCGACGACGCGCTCCGATCGGGCATGATCGAGGGCGTTCCGGAGGCGTTCGAGGCGATCGGACCCTCCCACTCGCGACGCATTGGAGCGATGG
It includes:
- a CDS encoding deoxyguanosinetriphosphate triphosphohydrolase, coding for MPQHVREWIEQRELETLSPFAFKASESVGRPVHEDQDPVRTCFQRDRDRVLHSKAFRRLKHKTQVFIEPRGDHYRTRLTHSLEVAQIARTIGRALRLNEDLIEAIALGHDVGHTPFGHAGESALDEAMREARASGAIAESDPCPDGFRHYEQSLRIVDDLSRLNLTHETRAGIGGHSKGRKDLTAFDGEPTSTLEAAVVRISDRIAYMNHDLDDALRSGMIEGVPEAFEAIGPSHSRRIGAMVEDVILNSRDQPAIKLSAAMLGTMNEMKEWLFENVYLEYPVRYPDLAKAKRLVRELFFHFLEPGTLPPGFTGAQGAIDYVAGMTDRYAMDTYADLRLPRGFRVSE
- a CDS encoding glycosyltransferase family 2 protein; this translates as MPDGANPDLTVLIPALDEQDTIGEVLDRILALPLDTQILVIDDGSTDRTPEILASYGDRIEVLRNAERGGKGNAIRQALPHARGAAVIIQDADLEYFPEEIPKLVAPILEGRANVVYGTRFAEGLPKGMALPNKIVNKLLAWSVGLLYFRKITDEATCYKAFKREVLQAMHLQCRRFEFCPEVTAKAIRMGEEIVEVPISYVPRTKHAGKKIRWTDAPEAFWTLLKHRFGQI